Below is a window of Podarcis muralis chromosome 5, rPodMur119.hap1.1, whole genome shotgun sequence DNA.
TACTAGTACTAGATTCTGCAGTCGTTGTGGACAGAGTTGAGCATTGAGGTTGGATGGGATGCTAAGCAGTTACACTATAGAGACAGTTCTGTATTACATATGGGGATTATCTGGGATTAATTCCACCAAGTGACCACACTGTCAAGCTGATTGGCTTTCTGTATAGCAGCTTGTGGAGTTTATCCCACTGCCAGGTTTGCTACTATGTAGGGTTTTGAATAGAGATATGATGTATTGGGGACTCTAAACTATATCCAAATAGGTTCCTGTTTCTGGACTGAGACAACATTGCGAGGAGAGGTTACACTGAATCAACCCATCCAGTCTCTAGTATTCATAAATGCTTTGCCAGTCTGGTAGCCGAAAGGGTTGAGCACAGCCTTCATAATTTGCATTCCAGATTCAGTGCAGAACTGTGATTAGGAAATAAaggtatattaaaggtaaaggtaaagggacccctaaccattaggtccagtcgtggccgactctggggttgtgacgctcatctcgctttattggccgagggagccggcatacagcttccgggtcaagtggccagcatgactaagccgcttctggcgaactagagcagtgcatggaaaagccgtttaccttcccactggagcggtacctatttatctacttgcactctgacgtgctttcgaactgctaggttggcgggagcagggactgagcaatgggagctcaccccgtcgtggggattcaaactgccgaccttctgatcggcaagtcctaggctctgtggtttaacccacagcaccacccgcgtcccttgcaaagGTATATTACTGTGTCCAAAACACTTCCCGTATGTCCAGTTGGGAACTCATGATCCTGCCATCTGACCAAGCCTTGAGTATTCATATTGAGAGGACAGTAAATGGCTCTTATTAGTGGTGGCCTTGTTGTTATGGATTAGCTGTTGGAATGCAATACTTTAAAGTCATTacgttttctgaattttgtttttaaaccctCTAGTTATTATTATGTAGGAAATATTTGTAAACCTCATAATGTGTACCGTACCTGAAAGGACTCTCAAAAGATATCAAAGTGCTCAAAATGTAGTATTACGGTTGTGTCGATCTGAGTCCTGAAACATGTTTGTTAACATCAGAGAATATGAAATTCTCTGAATGAATCCTCCTAAATAAACCCCTTCTCATCTTCTTCACAGTGTTCACAACTACACCCCCAAGGTTGGAGAGCTTGATACAAGGAAAGCCATCCGGCAAGCATTTGATGTTTGGCAGAGGGTGACTCCGCTCACCTTTGAAGAAGTTCCTTACCATGAAATTAAAAGTGACAGAAAAGAGGCAGATATTATGATATTTTTTGCTTCTGGTTTCCATGGTGACAGCTCCCCTTTTGATGGGGAGGGTGGATTCCTAGCCCATGCCTATTTTCCTGGACCAGGGATAGGAGGCGATACTCATTTTGATTCAGATGAACCATGGACACTGGGAAATTCTAACCATGATGGTAAGATGACGTGGGGTTTTTATAACAGTATTTTTGATATGGTATTTAATGAGGCAGTTGGCTTGCAGAAAGGAAGAGGTGTCATCACAGGATTTCCTGTAAGAATGTGGTCTGAAGTTTGGTGATACTGAGGTGGACAAAAAtccgtgctccccccccccccccaagaacatgAGTTTGCCCTCCAAAAAATAATGCCAGTTTTGCTTATAAATCCAAAGCAATATGAAACGACAGATGAAATTTAAATGACACTCTGATCTTGCTGCCTTTGAAACTAGAACAATTCTCAGGtaaaagggaaaagagagaaaattaATTGGTGAAATTAAGTTTACACAAAAAGATTAATTATTGTAAGTACTAAGTAAATAGGACATCAAATGTTTCAGATGCATTTGAGATCCAAACTGCACTCAGATCTGTGCAATTGACATTTGAACAGGATGTACATTTCTAACACCCTACATACAAAAGTCCAAATAGAAGAATTAATTCCTGGATTTGGGGATCTGTGTCTACGCTAGTTGGTCTTTAGGGATGTGCAATCTATTCAAACATCATTCTTGTGCATCAATGTTCAGAAGAGTCTTGGGATAAAACAACCCATTAGTTGGGGCAAAAAGGCCCATTGATGGTAGAAAAGACTGTTGTCCAATCTGGGTTCAAATAAATTTCAAGTGAGTGATTCTGTAGCCCAAGGTCTGATGATAGCATCTTTTGCAGAGACGATGCTGTGCAGTGATGCTTTTCCAGTAAAGTCCATGCtataaatacaattattattttttaacaaggCTTCACTGTGAAATGTTCTCCTCTAATTATGGTGATTATGTGggaaatacaaatattttaaatcccAGTATATTCTTCAAGTAGGTAATACCACAGTATGAAGCCACCCACCCTCTGAGGCTGTTACCCAGAGGCTGGGGGAAAATAATTGGATGTAGAGTGCTCAGCTGTGATGAGGGTACTTGGAGAAAATAGATACACTACTTGATTGTTTCAGGGATTTTGTTAAAACAATGGTTCtcagaagtctctctctctctatatatatatatttgtaccgATTCTACTGATTTTGTATTATTGTTCCCCACCACAGTATTTTTCTGGTTTCATGTTGTGTGATGAGGTTGCCTTACTCCGCTGTAGAAACTACATAAATATAACATAAACATAGtatctcctccatgaatgtgggGCCGTGATTGCTGCTAAAATTGGCTTCTGCATGGTTGGGACTCCACATGACTGTCATTATATATACAATTGCTTAAGAAGAAGCCACTGTGGGAGTCTTAGTGTCCTATGGAGTTGCAGTGCTAGTATGGGGACTTGCTATACATTTCAGTTGATTCATGTAGGAAGTCTGCTATAAGTGGAAAGGCAGTGGTATAGTTACTGCCCAAAACTGCTTTCAGGGCTCCTTGTGAATGCTGTAATATGGACATTAAGCATTTGTTGTTTATGTACTACTCACACTTCGTATCAGATCATTGTGAAGTTGCCATTTCTCAGCTACCTAGCGTTAATGAAACCACATCCTATTTTACCACCACCTTGAccaattatcatttaaaaaatattttgtatgCCCCAATCCTAAGCATCTTACTTTGGTGCCTCTCCCAGTAAGCAGGGAGCCCTTCATGTTTAATTATTGCaaatgaaaatgtatttttaaagattAGAGAGAAGGCAGAACAAATATGGAACAGCTGCACAGCAAAATAAACTACAGATTCAGAGTTCTTAAGATGCATTGGTTAACTCCTATATGCCATCCTGGTTGAGAGAGAGGTGGCACCCCCTCCCCCATGATGAAGTAGACTTTCAAAATCTGTATCCCAGGCAGGTGAACCCTTCTCCTCAATTTTTTCAAATAATGTCCTTTCAAAAATGGCAGTGTAGTCCCTTTCTCCCTTGCTTTGAAAATTATTCTGATTACCAAATCATGCTTCTTTAGCCCCCACCACTTCCATCAGCTATACAGCCAAACAtttagggaagggctgtagctcagtggtaaaacagCTCCAGGTTCTGCTGGTACAGACTCCTGCTGGAAATATTGGAGAGCAGTCAGtgatgctgaactaggtggaaCAATGGTCTCACACAGTATAATACAGATTTTGATGGTCCTGAACCTAGATCCACAGCAGGCTGAATCCTGGGCATTGACATTTGCATtgattttatataaatatatatatatgcaggctgTTGTTGGTGTGGCAGGTATAGGGATTTATTTGATTAACCTGACTGCTGGTGACCGGAAATGAATTCTGGATCACTTAGTATTTTTGAAAGGTGGTGAATAGCATGAAAAGCCCAGTGTGTAATTAGGGGCTCCAGGTGCTCTGCAACAAAATTGTTCTATTCTACACAAACCAGTAATTTAGTGGATTATTAGCTTCTCATGAACAATTGGGTACAGAGAAATCCTGGGCCTCTGCAGCCTTCCTATAACTCAAGATGGCTTTGCTTCACCCATAATGCCCCAAGGACTGTTGATTGGGGGTGGTATCCTAACTAAGGCTGTGTGAACCATTTACTCAGCACTTACTATGTTTCTGGTGCTAGGCTGTAATTCCATGTTCACATGGCATTATCCAAAATGCATTCGTATCCTGTGCTTTGCCATGAAATATTATTGTCTGGTGTGTTTTTTCTCAAATCAGCCTCTCTCCGACTGGAATCCTTAAGTCATCCCTAATTTGTCTCTAGACAAGCTGTGAAACACCTTGGCATACAAATCTGAAACAAATGAAGCCATGAAGCTGTGCTAATGTGAACAGCTGGGGTGGTATTGAGGGAGAGCCATGAAATTCACAGCAGAGGTATGGGGGGGGCACTCACTGCAGTCTGAGGCAGTAATGTCAACACCCCCAAACTATACTTGGAGTGACAAAATAAATGCCTATGCCTTGACGCTGGACTAAATTAGGAGCTTTTCTCCAGACCTTACCGCACCTTTCAGATGACACGTCAGTTTTTTTGCAGTTCCTAAACAATTTTGATTTCTCAGGTTGTTTTAAGATCTGCTCTTAGAACTCTCCACTGTTGCCTTTCTGAAAATCAGGCAGCTATTGCTACAGAAAAAAATTGACTTAAGTGGATGAAACCATTTCAACATTCTATCCACTTTCTTTTATCTACTTTGCTATATTATCTGCTTTGCTATCCTATTAAAGGGGCTCATCTAATCTTTGCCATCGTATTAAAACTATCTCCCTTCTGTCATTCCTACTTGTTTAGACCCCGGTCACATGTTTGTTTCATTTCTCTTACTTTTCAACGTGCTGCTACACGGTTAGGACTGCCTTTCACTTATTTTCAACTTAcagaactgaaataaatgaagagTGTCTCATTAATAATATTGTTGCCATGCTGGCAAAGCTTAATTCTCAGTTTAATAACAAAGTAGGGCAGTTATAGACAGATTAGGATCAGCCACATTTTACTTTAAATAATCATGGTTTTGTTGTCATTACTCTCAGCCACACATGTGATTTATTTTATGGCCTACTTGTTTAATAACCTTGTCTTTATTTATCAGATTACTCCTGTTTTGACAGCTAACCACCCCTCACTCTTTGAGGACATCCATTTTCACGTTGATAAGAATCAGTTATCCCGATTTCCCAAATGAAACTGTTGTACTGTTTGTAActgtttatttgattttatttgctCTGATCCCAAGACTCCGAATGGATTTTTTAAAGGCACAATTTTGTACCGAAAAACAGAATTCCAAAATCCATAGCCATGAAACTTTTAATACCCTTTGTCTCAGTCCTTTGCTTCATGAGATGTCCTTGAGCAACAAAGCCATTTGATGCAAGAAAGGGCATGTCTAGGATGCATTTTTGCCTCCCTTCTTTTGATGCTGTTCTGACTCTCATTAGCTTCTAGTCATCACTTTCCCTAAACTCCAAAAGCCCAGTGCTACATATTTTACTTTTAAGATGCTGATCAGGGACTTCTTCACAAACAGTTAATTGAATATGGGGCATATGTCTTTAGACTCAGGTtttacattttctctctctctctctctgacttctcAAAATATATTCTCTCAATTTTGCAGGGTGATTCAGTCATTGTCTCTTTTGCTGGTTTAATTACACATTGTCAACAGTCTTTTGCAATCTCTTATCACATTATATTTAGCGGACAACAAAGACTCTGTTGGTGCCTTAAAAGATGAATGTGTCTGTTGTGCCATAAATATGAACCAGGGACTTCCTGGTCATGCTCTTACCAATTGCAATGCACCAGCTACTGCATCTGATGTTCATCTAATTAGACTAGGTGCATCGCAAGACTTATATTTAAAAGTATTCCTGCTGAGCCTCTATAGTTGCTGGATAAACTGCTTTATCTTCTTCTTTAGAATTTTGTTAAGCTTGTTAATTTTGTTAACACCCTATGGATGTTGACGCTGATGGTTGTAACATCTTGCCTCTGTAGGAAATGACCTCTTTCTCGTTGCGGTGCATGAACTGGGCCATGCCTTAGGTCTTGAGCACTCCAATGACCCCAGCGCCATCATGGCTCCTTTTTATCAATATATGGAAACGCACAACTTTAAGTTACCACAGGATGACCTTCAAGGAATCCAGAAGATCTATGGTAAGATGGTACCTGTTTTACTAATTGCCACTGGCAGGATGCCAATTCCTCATCGCCTCCCATAAGCTCAGGCAAATTAAGGTACTGAAATATACAGATGTATATATTTATCTGGGATGTGTGGGCATGTGGTGGCTGtgcccatgttgttgtttttttaataaaacttaTAGCAAGggaaaacacacttaaaataactCCCACTTATTTTTCATTACCAATCAATTGTTCATGTAAATAAACCTCTTCAGGAAAATGATCAGGGTCTGGGTTTGACACACTGCAGTAAAAACAAAGATGACTTCCAAAGCTGAATGGCAGTCACCTAAAACTGCCTCTTCCCATGTCTTGCATCTTGGTAACTGATAAACAGGGCACTCTTAGCATACTGTCATCAGGGAACCTTGAGGCCTTTCCAGATGTTCACTGTGAGCAATGAACAGGTCACTGAGCAGGTGAGCAGGATGCATATGAGGTGACTTTCCCTTGTAATtgcatggggaaaatgcattccccccccccctactgtaATATGCTGCTGGCTGGTAATATTCCATTTCCATCCTGCGCAACTGTTGTGAGTATAACCAACTAGTAGAATAGTTGCTCAAGTCTGACAAATATTTCAGTGTTCAATCTTCCTCTCTTACTCCCTTCCCCCAAACTGTCAGCATTTTAAGAAGTATTTCAGACTGCAATATCAATACGGAAGGGAATTCTTAGCCAGATTTTATATAGTACCAATTCCAGCAATGCTGCCCTTTCTCCCACAGCAACACTTTGCCACTGTTTGATCCTTTGcctcctttttctgttttcatgtAGTTCTATGGACTCCCCCTTTCCAGTACTGGAACACACATCTTTACTGACAACCACCCCCTTAAAATAACAATGAAGAGAAGAGCAgcaaaacacccacacccacacacccacacccacacacccacaatgAAAAGAGCTCTCCCTTTCAGTGTTATCCTACTTGTGCAGCAAGGCCACACCCTTCCAATGGGATATTGTGGTGCTGGTACCATGTAACAGTGTTCCAAAAAAACTAAATTGTGAGGGTTTCTAATACCTCAGTGATTACGACATgagaagcagcataaaaatgaGAACTCAGTCAAGATGAAGAGTGTTCCACTGTCATGATGTCACCACCGAGAAGGTTTTCCCCCTGGCAGCCAGTTCTACTGTCTTTTGGATGTTGAAGAATAAGGAAAACGAAGAATAGATTACAACCAACATGTGGAGACAGGCAGTCCTTCAGGTACCCTGGCCCCAGGTTGTGAAGAGCTTTAAAAACCCAAACTGGCACTTTGACGTAGGAGTTAGTGCAGTTGAACCAACAACATATGACCATAATGCCTAGTCTCAGTTAGCTCAAGAGTACAGGAGCTGGCTAGATTGCCAATGCAGTCAGTGTCTGAACAATCGTCAGAGGCGGACCCATGTATGAGATACTTCAGTGGCCTAATGAGGTTACTAGAATGCAGGAAAATAAATTGGTAAGAATTTaccatgtgtgaatcagccctctTTATCATGCTGCCAAGTTGCCGGGGTGCAGAGTGGGGAGAGACTTATGATACACCCAGTGCAGTTGTGTGGTTAAATGGTCACCTGTATCCAACCAGATACACTACTCCTTTTAAAAAGGGGCCAACACTTTTTTCTTTGGCTCCAGCCTGAGGCAGCTTCAATTTGCAGAATCTGGAGCTGGCTCCTACTGTTCACCACCTGAAAATAGCCACTTCCATCTTATACACCTCTCCTGACTCCAGCTATAGGACATTCCTTTACAAGGTTTGTGGCGAAGGAATAGAAAGTATATGTATAAACTATGTGAATTTGATGTATGCTTTTGCAGAGGGTTGCTTCTGAGGGCCTTATTGCTATGCAGTGGGAGCAGTTAGCTCTCATTGGGATTTTAGATCCTGATATTCTATACAGCAGATACAACAGCAAATTTTGGAAACAGCAACCGAGACAAGGGGAACTTTAAAAACCTAGATTACTAGGTTTTATTTAGGTTAGACTATTGGATTAAGTTTTTGAGGTACTGGGATGCAAAGGAGTAAAATAGGGTGGCTTTGGGGACAAGTTAGAGTCTTATCATTTATTAGATTTCCTACCTATCCTTCACCATGAGGTCCCAGGTAGGAAAGAGATCTAATAATAATTAACTATGAGGTCCTAGGAAAATGGATGGGCCAGTTCCAATGCAAAGGTCAGTTGCTGTTCCTAGACGATGTTACACAAAAGTATGAGCATGATTGGGATGAGAGAGcaggaggctcttaatctcagggtcttgggttcaagccccacattggaaaaagattcctgtattgccggggttggactagatgacccttgtgatcccttccaactctacaattctatgattctgtgatctacAGCCAATAATTTTGACAGCAAGTTGAGGATGGTGATTATGTCTGTGGTGGAAGGAAAGATTTTGAGGAAGAAATGGGAAGGAGTGTTCAAGCTTTGTGATGGTCTTTCAAATGATGGGTACAATATTCAAGCTGCTAATtagttttctctcttccctctttttttttatttaggccCACCTGCTGAGCCACTAGAACCCACTAGACCTTTACCAACCCTTCCTGTCCGTAGAATCCATTCTACTTCAGAAAGAAAGCACGACAGACATTCGAGACCTCCCAGACCTCCTCTAGGAGACAGGCCTTCTACCCCAGGCAGTAAACCAAACATTTGTGATGGGAACTTCAATACTGTGGCTCTCTTCAGAGgagaaatgtttgtttttaaggtaGTGAAAATTATCCTGTCAAAGCTGTTTTCATTAATCTTTATATATTACAAATGCATGTATAATTAATTAAATGCCACCAAAATTTCTTGGTATTTTAATCTCTGCAGGTTTTTTTATTGGTAGATGTCTTGGTTTGAAGAAATGATAATAAATTTGAATGTTTGTTCTGATAGCTGAAATAATGCATTTCCTTCAGTAACACTTAAATTAAGTGAAACTTCTTAAATCTAggacaaaaatatatatcaattTTTCACTTCCTTCCAAACAAGCCCTGCAGATGTAGTTCCTGTTTCCAGCATTTGTCCTGATCAATGAATCTTCTCTAGTATTCCAGAATTCTACCTTCTTAATGAACAGTGTGTGTAGATCAGACATGTGTGAGACTCTTTGGATTGTATGCaattaacttttactcagagtagacccattgatctGCTCAGAGTAAAAGATGAACACAGCCCTCTGTGATTCACTCTGGTCCTGCTACTGAATTTTATTTTGAGACTTTAAACATAGAGAATATCATAAATAATAAAGTACACTATTATTTTGTCTGGGGTAATGATTTGGTTGTAGGAATAGTGAGAGAAGTTCTGAGCAGGGCAGGAAATTTGGAGCTTTTGGAGGTGGCAGTTAGTGGCACTATTTGGCACTTTTTTGAGGTGGCAGTTAGTGCTTGGTAAGACTGGTTTTTTATGACTGGTACCTAATATAAGATAACAAAGCAGTGGAGGAGTCTAATTCTGCCTGAGAGGAACACTGACTGACATTAGGAAACCTGAGGGTGCtgtgatattttaaaattaacttaatcacttcaTGTTGGAATCTGATGTAGACATTTAACAAGactcttctttttccttcttctttttcttttaggacCGCTGGTTTTGGCGTCTCCGTAACAACCGAGTGCAAGAAGGCTACCCCATGCAGATCGAACAGTTCTGGAAAGGGCTCCCTGCAAAAATTGATGCTGCCTATGAAAGATCTGATGGaaaatttgttttctttaaaggtaaacaTTTTGAGGTTGTATCCAGCGCTGTGTGAGTGAACTCCCCCTTCCTGTTGTCCCCCAAACCTGCTCCAGAGGAAGGCAAAGTCCCATTGACTGCTGCTGATTATATCTTACCCACCCTCCTCTCCCGCTTTTTTGCCTAGGCGATAAATACTGGGTTTTCAAGGAGGTGACTGCAGAGCCAGGGTACCCACACAACCTAGTGGAACTGGGCAGCTGTCTTCCCCGGGAAGGGATCGACACAGCTTTAAGGTGGGAGCCTGTAGGCAAAACCTATTTCTTCAAAGGAGACCGATATTGGAGGTATAATGAAGACAAGAGAGCAACAGATCCCGGCTACCCCAAACCCATCACTGTGTGGAAAGGAATCCCACAAGCCCCACAAGGAGCTTTTGTCAGTAAAGAAGGCTGTAAGTATTAAGCTTATTTAGCAGCTTAGTAGTGTTTAATAATCCTCCCTGTGTTGAACTTTGCATTCAGATTGTATTAAAGCCTGAACATTTACAAGATTGCAGACACATGTAGTCATGGACATATCCACCCACCCCAAAGTAAACTTGAGGCAGATATTTGTTTCATAGCACATGATATTCTTCCTAAACTGGGTGATTGATTGGTTTTCATCGGAGTTTTCCtctgattttaataataataaaaatatatatatcagttTTTCTTATCCCCATGAATGCAAGTACAGAAGCAaaagttattttatttgcataggGTAAGATAGATTTCCCTCCCTGCTGTTATCCAATAAATATCATACAAACCATCTGTATTTCCAACATAACCACTCCTGCCATATACTGAATATTTTCTCTTTGCTGCACACCTCCAGAATATGTGAATGGCACAGAATGGAATAATATCTGTTCTCTTTTCCAGTTTATACCTACTTTTATAAAGGTAAGGAATACTGGAAGTTTGATAACCAGAGGCTGACTGTGGAGCCGGGATACCCCAGGTCAATCCTCAAAGACTGGATGGGCTGCAACCAAAAGGAGGTTGAACGGAGCAAAGACCGGCGGCTCTCTCACGAAGACGTGGACATTATGGTGACTATAAACGATGTGCCTAGCACTGTCAATGCAATTGCAGTCGTGATCCCCTGCATTTTATCTCTGTGTATCCTTGTCCTGGTATACACAATCTTCCAGTTCAAGAACAAAGAGGTCCAGCAAAGCGTGACCTATTACAGACGACCCGTACAAGAGTGGGTATGACAGGCTCACCAGCTCGTTGGGGCTGACAAGACGGGAGAAGACGGTGACGACTATTGAGGATGGTGGCAACAGGCTGCAGACATTTTGAAAAAAGGGGGAGATTGAAGGATAGCCtgccaaacaaacatacataactCTTCGAGAGACTTAGATGAGTCAGAGAGAATTCTGGGACTGAAAGAACAGGAACAAAATTCAATTAAACCCAGGTGGCCTTGCACGGTGGAGCCGCTTTCCTTCTGACTGACTGCCTCAGTGCCGTGTATGTCTCGGTGTGACATTTTTCACCAACCCACTCAGTGAGTGTCAGAGACCTCAAGAGGAGTTTGCTTCAACCTTTTTTCAACTCACCCGAGCAATCTTCTTCAGTGCCCTCTTTCAAACCCAGCATTTGCCAGTGTAGCCAAACACCTCTCAACAAGTTGTTTTTTTCTACACTTGTCTCATCAAAAAGAGAGATAATACTGTGGGACACAAAAGGAACACTTCAGGACCTTCTGAAGAAGACATTCTGAGGCTGAGTCATtctgaaatattttaatttattacaggAACCAGGCAATTACCTGGATACTGTTTTTTTTCCAATACCTGCTGGTCAGATGTTTTGTACATTCATGGTAATTAGCTGATGTTCCCACTCTGCAATGGCAGACACACATAAAGAGCTCTTAGGAGATAATTCTGTGTAGACCACGACTTCAAACAGCTCTAAAGCCAGATCAAATCACAACAGCAACCAGGAACCGAAATTTGTGAATACAACCAGTCTGCAAGACTAAGCAATTGGGTTTGAACACTAACATGAATGCAGCCCTTAAAACTCTTTGTTTTTAAGAACCTGTCATGTACTAAATATTTAAATGTCATATTACCACTATTTTAAGTTGGCAACAATAAATTAATTGTTACCATTATAAGATTAAAGGCAGATTCTGTGAtatttaagaatgtaagaaggctcctgctgaatgaggccaaaggtccatccagCCCAAcattgttcttacagtggccaaccagatgcaagcCACAAGGACATGCGGGTTCCCCAGTGATTGGCACTCAGTAACATACCACCTTTGATACTGTATATGGTACTCTGCAAATACAAGTCCCCTTGATCCTTTTTCTTTTATAAATGGAGGCCAAGTGGCATGTACATTAGGATGCTTGATATTCTTTAACAAAAttatgatgagaattgtagttgcAGTAGTGCAGGAAAGGAGTGGCATCTAGAAGGAAATTcatgttttaaaaatctgatttgttTATTCAAGAGGCACTTAATCATGAGTGGGAGGTTATCCTAAAGGTTGCAATTTAAAAACTTTAATCTGGCAAATTCTCCAAAATGTATAAAGTAAATTGCAATATTTTATAGTATCGGTGCTTAAATGATCTTGGTGTGCCATATGTATCTTTAAAACAAGAGAGAAAGCTGCACGTATCTTTTAGACTACTACAGCGGATGGCATTCACTAGTTGTGCTCTTGATGGCCTGGTAGAAACTATCCAACTCTGCTTTCCAGGTAGGTATAAAAACTAAGTATTTCTAGTTTACTCATAGGCTAGACAAACCAAGTTGGTTTATTTTGATGCAGTATATTTTTGTCATTCTTGTTGGCAAGACATCGATCTTTTTTGCCTTTTCAGGAGATTCTCTACTTGCTGTTATGCTAGAGACCTATTGGAAATTATAGGAATCAGAGAAAAACCTTTTggggttttaatttttattttcatatCACAAGTTCATGTTGCCAAAACTCTTAAGGACAACACCCAACATCACAGTCTTTCCTTTCCTAAATTTTCCCCAAATCTGCTATGGAGTGTTCCCCAGTccactggagcagattttgagatgGGACAATCCATTCTGCCAACTGTGTCTGTTCTGCTAGTGGCCTGATCCCAACCTTTTTTATGCCAAAATAATGGAGATGCAGGGCCCACTTGCGAGGAGAGGTGCTTATCCCATGTCCACTGACTGTCGTCTGCACATCCACTC
It encodes the following:
- the MMP24 gene encoding matrix metalloproteinase-24 isoform X1, whose product is MGPAMERRQRGCRGAPAWGCRRLLLLLLLRAPLLCASGDTSVGPVGTGSGEPPVWSWLKTYGYLLPSDTRMSALHSGKVMQSAVTTMQQFYGIPVTGVLDPTTIEWMKKPRCGVPDHPHLSHRRRSKRYALTGQKWRQKHITYSVHNYTPKVGELDTRKAIRQAFDVWQRVTPLTFEEVPYHEIKSDRKEADIMIFFASGFHGDSSPFDGEGGFLAHAYFPGPGIGGDTHFDSDEPWTLGNSNHDGNDLFLVAVHELGHALGLEHSNDPSAIMAPFYQYMETHNFKLPQDDLQGIQKIYGPPAEPLEPTRPLPTLPVRRIHSTSERKHDRHSRPPRPPLGDRPSTPGSKPNICDGNFNTVALFRGEMFVFKDRWFWRLRNNRVQEGYPMQIEQFWKGLPAKIDAAYERSDGKFVFFKGDKYWVFKEVTAEPGYPHNLVELGSCLPREGIDTALRWEPVGKTYFFKGDRYWRYNEDKRATDPGYPKPITVWKGIPQAPQGAFVSKEGFYTYFYKGKEYWKFDNQRLTVEPGYPRSILKDWMGCNQKEVERSKDRRLSHEDVDIMVTINDVPSTVNAIAVVIPCILSLCILVLVYTIFQFKNKEVQQSVTYYRRPVQEWV
- the MMP24 gene encoding matrix metalloproteinase-24 isoform X2; this translates as MGPAMERRQRGCRGAPAWGCRRLLLLLLLRAPLLCASGDTSVGPSWLKTYGYLLPSDTRMSALHSGKVMQSAVTTMQQFYGIPVTGVLDPTTIEWMKKPRCGVPDHPHLSHRRRSKRYALTGQKWRQKHITYSVHNYTPKVGELDTRKAIRQAFDVWQRVTPLTFEEVPYHEIKSDRKEADIMIFFASGFHGDSSPFDGEGGFLAHAYFPGPGIGGDTHFDSDEPWTLGNSNHDGNDLFLVAVHELGHALGLEHSNDPSAIMAPFYQYMETHNFKLPQDDLQGIQKIYGPPAEPLEPTRPLPTLPVRRIHSTSERKHDRHSRPPRPPLGDRPSTPGSKPNICDGNFNTVALFRGEMFVFKDRWFWRLRNNRVQEGYPMQIEQFWKGLPAKIDAAYERSDGKFVFFKGDKYWVFKEVTAEPGYPHNLVELGSCLPREGIDTALRWEPVGKTYFFKGDRYWRYNEDKRATDPGYPKPITVWKGIPQAPQGAFVSKEGFYTYFYKGKEYWKFDNQRLTVEPGYPRSILKDWMGCNQKEVERSKDRRLSHEDVDIMVTINDVPSTVNAIAVVIPCILSLCILVLVYTIFQFKNKEVQQSVTYYRRPVQEWV